A genomic window from Vitis riparia cultivar Riparia Gloire de Montpellier isolate 1030 chromosome 18, EGFV_Vit.rip_1.0, whole genome shotgun sequence includes:
- the LOC117905669 gene encoding disease resistance protein RPV1-like has protein sequence MERMTELRLLKIFLGSEVVSGEEDYKVYVSSDFEFPSWDLCYLYWHGYFLNSLPSNFEAEKLVELNMPYSNITNFGEGNMVQFSKLTAVILSHSKNLIKVSNFSSTPNLEKLILEGCIRLREIDPSIGDLRRLSLLDLKECKSLGSLPDSICNLKSLKTLYLSGCSELNCLPEDLGNMQHLTELYANRTATGAPPPVIGRLRELQILSFSGCTGGRAYPSLFSLSGLSLLRALDLSDCYWWDAKIPDDFWGLYSLEKLNLSGNRFTMVPRRITDSKLKVLVLGRCKRLKEIPEFPRSLEELDAHECVSLQTSLASSSDVVEGASRMSLHKTILKRIQDHAPKSEFCILIPGDGIPEWFEHQEMGSSLTMELPSDWYDRDNFLGFYVCFVFAFMDQLPQIHDEILCQLNNFSFFYPYWDKWSGEHSSKGPHMWLAYQPRSGIDICHPEAWNSIRASFELSGVTDAWSIKCGIDLIYK, from the exons ATGGAAAGGATGACTGAACTTCGGTTGCTCAAAATTTTCTTGGGTTCTGAAGTTGTTTCTGGTGAAGAGGATTACAAAGTGTACGTTTCTAGTGATTTTGAATTTCCTTCATGGGATTTATGCTATCTCTATTGGCATGGGTACTTTTTGAATTCTTTACCATCAAATTTTGAGGCTGAGAAACTTGTGGAACTCAACATGCCATACAGCAACATAACAAATTTTGGGGAAGGGAATATG GTTCAGTTTTCCAAACTAACAGCCGTCATTCTCAGTCACTCTAAAAACCTCATAAAAGTCTCAAACTTTTCCAGCACCCCAAATTTGGAGAAACTAATTCTTGAAGGTTGTATAAGATTGCGCGAGATTGACCCATCTATTGGAGATCTGAGAAGGCTTAGTTTGTTAGATTTGAAAGAGTGCAAGTCACTGGGTAGTCTTCCAGACAGCATCTGCAACTTGAAATCTCTTAAAACTCTTTATCTTAGTGGCTGTTCAGAACTCAACTGTTTGCCCGAAGACTTGGGAAACATGCAACATCTAACTGAGCTTTATGCAAATAGAACAGCTACAGGAGCGCCCCCTCCTGTAATTGGTCGTTTAAGAGAACTTCAAATACTATCCTTTAGTGGATGTACAGGAGGAAGAGCTTACCCATCATTGTTTTCTTTATCAGGTTTATCCCTCTTGAGGGCATTAGATCTAAGTGATTGTTATTGGTGGGATGCAAAAATACCCGATGATTTTTGGGGCTTATATTCATTGGAAAAGTTAAATCTGAGTGGAAACCGTTTTACTATGGTGCCACGGAGAATCACAGATTCAAAGCTAAAAGTTCTTGTGTTGGGGCGTTGCAAGAGGCTCAAAGAAATTCCGGAATTTCCACGAAGTCTAGAAGAACTAGATGCACACGAATGCGTATCCCTGCAAACTTCCTTGGCTTCATCAAGTGATGTTGTGGAAGGGGCCTCACGGATGTCGCTGCACAAAACTATATTAAAGAGGATtcag GACCACGCTCCAAAGAGTGAGTTCTGTATTCTTATTCCTGGAGATGGAATTCCTGAATGGTTTGAACATCAGGAAATGGGATCTTCACTAACAATGGAGCTGCCTTCAGATTGGTACGACCGTGACAACTTCCTGGGATTTTATGTATGCTTTGTCTTTGCTTTCATGGATCAACTGCCTCAGATCCACGACGAGATATTATGTCAGTTgaacaatttttcatttttctatccCTACTGGGACAAGTGGAGTGGTGAGCATTCATCAAAGGGTCCCCACATGTGGTTGGCATATCAACCACGCTCTGGAATCGATATTTGCCACCCAGAGGCATGGAATAGCATTCGGGCTTCCTTTGAACTGTCTGGTGTGACTGATGCGTGGTCGATAAAGTGTGGCATTGATCTTATCTACAAATGA